A single window of Emcibacter nanhaiensis DNA harbors:
- a CDS encoding SDR family NAD(P)-dependent oxidoreductase: MDYKDKIAFITGGAHGAAFGQAQYFGRLGCRIFIVDIRGDALEAALEKLRAEGIEAHGAQMDLMDREAYARVADQVEDIYGGPPELLFNTAGVFAHGPTEASTYEDFDWVMGVNLNGVINGMVTFVPRMIKAGRPGYIVSTSSMGGFGGHDGTALYSAAKSAVISLMESYREALAKYDIGVSVLCPANINTNIALSSDTRPAHLGKSGYVVNEESKQALKDIYQHGMDPLELAENVHKGIEANQLYILPYPEVKEMVAAYFNNILKAFPPLESDPEGAKKRTEALMEWGQKRRHIFTQKSKDAPV; encoded by the coding sequence ATGGACTATAAGGACAAAATCGCCTTCATTACCGGCGGCGCCCATGGTGCAGCGTTCGGCCAGGCGCAATATTTCGGCCGCCTCGGCTGCCGGATCTTCATCGTTGATATCCGCGGTGACGCCCTCGAGGCAGCGCTGGAAAAACTGCGCGCGGAGGGGATCGAAGCCCATGGCGCCCAGATGGACCTGATGGACCGCGAGGCCTATGCCCGTGTCGCCGATCAGGTCGAGGACATCTATGGCGGCCCGCCGGAATTGCTGTTCAATACCGCCGGCGTCTTCGCCCACGGCCCGACCGAAGCCTCCACCTACGAGGATTTCGACTGGGTGATGGGGGTCAACCTGAATGGTGTGATCAACGGCATGGTGACCTTTGTGCCGCGCATGATCAAGGCCGGACGGCCGGGCTATATTGTGTCCACGTCTTCCATGGGCGGGTTTGGCGGCCATGACGGCACCGCGCTCTACAGTGCGGCCAAGTCGGCCGTGATCAGCCTGATGGAAAGCTATCGCGAGGCACTGGCCAAATATGACATCGGGGTTTCGGTGCTGTGCCCGGCCAACATCAACACCAATATTGCGCTGTCCAGCGACACCCGCCCGGCCCATCTCGGCAAATCCGGTTATGTGGTCAACGAAGAGAGCAAACAGGCGCTCAAGGATATCTACCAGCATGGCATGGACCCGCTGGAACTGGCGGAAAATGTCCACAAGGGCATCGAGGCGAACCAGCTCTACATCCTGCCCTATCCGGAAGTGAAGGAGATGGTAGCCGCCTATTTCAATAATATCCTCAAGGCTTTCCCGCCCCTGGAAAGCGATCCCGAGGGGGCGAAAAAGCGCACCGAGGCGCTGATGGAATGGGGCCAGAAACGCAGGCATATCTTCACCCAGAAAAGCAAGGATGCCCCGGTGTAA
- a CDS encoding MFS transporter has protein sequence MNNDPRDIINREPMKARQILVIGLCVFLNALDGFDILAITFAAPGIMQDWSIGKDVMGIVFSAGLLSMTLGSFVLPPLADRIGRRKITLICLVIMSGGMFLSALSSDIYHLAFWRFITGLGIGGMIPTINAISSEFSNEKRRNFSVCVMGIGYAIGGFVGGSAAAVLLSHFAWPSVFIFGGCAALLILPVAYFFMPESIEFLVTRKGQEALPEANAILRTLGHSEAEEIRISETPAKAGIMELFTRDKLRLTLALTFSYLLNIMTVYYILTWVPSIVTDLGFDKVNGTQVSVWVSVGGIIGGALFGWVATFRDLRKMLIALMLSAGVLVIIFGQVPPDLMLLKIVGFLLGFCIYGSTVGLFALLARSYPTTLRATGTGFVVGAGRGGSTIGPVIVGFLLAAGFGIPEVSIIMASGAIIAGLILLLPVVARQSTAPQA, from the coding sequence ATGAACAACGATCCGCGGGACATTATCAACCGGGAACCCATGAAGGCCCGGCAAATCCTGGTCATCGGGCTATGCGTTTTCCTCAATGCCCTCGACGGTTTTGACATCCTGGCCATTACCTTCGCGGCGCCGGGAATTATGCAGGACTGGTCCATTGGCAAAGACGTCATGGGCATTGTCTTCTCCGCCGGCCTGCTCAGCATGACCCTCGGCTCCTTTGTCCTGCCGCCGCTGGCCGACAGGATCGGCCGCCGCAAAATTACCCTGATTTGCCTCGTGATCATGAGCGGCGGGATGTTTTTATCCGCCCTGTCATCGGATATCTATCACTTGGCGTTCTGGCGCTTCATCACCGGTCTCGGCATCGGCGGCATGATCCCGACCATCAATGCAATCAGTTCTGAGTTTTCCAATGAAAAACGCCGGAACTTTTCCGTCTGCGTCATGGGCATCGGCTATGCCATCGGCGGCTTTGTCGGCGGATCGGCCGCCGCGGTGCTGCTCAGTCATTTCGCCTGGCCGTCGGTCTTCATCTTTGGCGGCTGCGCCGCCTTGCTGATCCTGCCGGTCGCCTATTTCTTCATGCCGGAATCCATCGAATTTCTGGTCACCCGGAAGGGACAGGAGGCGCTGCCGGAAGCCAATGCCATCCTGCGCACCCTGGGCCACAGCGAAGCAGAAGAAATCAGGATTTCCGAGACGCCCGCCAAGGCCGGCATCATGGAACTGTTTACCCGGGACAAGCTGCGCCTGACCCTGGCCCTGACCTTCAGCTACCTGCTCAACATCATGACCGTCTATTATATCCTGACCTGGGTTCCGTCCATCGTCACCGATCTCGGCTTTGACAAGGTCAACGGCACCCAAGTGTCGGTCTGGGTCAGCGTCGGCGGCATAATCGGCGGCGCCCTGTTCGGCTGGGTCGCCACCTTCAGGGACCTGCGCAAGATGCTCATCGCCCTGATGCTGTCGGCCGGGGTCCTGGTGATTATATTCGGCCAGGTTCCGCCAGACCTCATGCTGCTAAAAATCGTCGGCTTCCTGCTGGGCTTCTGCATCTATGGCAGCACCGTGGGTCTGTTTGCCCTCCTGGCGCGAAGCTATCCCACCACGCTCCGGGCCACCGGCACCGGCTTCGTGGTCGGCGCCGGGCGCGGCGGGTCCACCATCGGTCCCGTCATCGTCGGCTTCCTGCTGGCGGCCGGCTTTGGCATCCCGGAAGTTTCCATCATTATGGCCTCCGGCGCCATTATCGCCGGCCTGATCCTGCTGCTGCCCGTTGTCGCCAGACAATCTACGGCGCCGCAGGCCTGA
- a CDS encoding alpha/beta fold hydrolase, producing MNADTPTLILIPGLLSDDIVWEHAAEKLGSLVPVRIADVSGGISMTKMAQEILDKNPGPLYVAGHSMGARVAVEMARLAPDRIRKLALIDTGVHPRKEGEEAKRQVLVDLAYNEGMEALAARWLPPMVHEDRHSDKDLMGALTAMVLRADPEQHERQIKALLDRPDATITLPHIKCPVLLAVGRQDQWSPLSQHEEMLTYLDNAKLVVIEDAGHFAPIERPEQVTKALEEWITT from the coding sequence ATGAACGCAGACACCCCTACACTCATCCTGATCCCCGGCCTGCTGTCCGACGACATTGTCTGGGAACATGCGGCGGAAAAGCTCGGCTCCCTTGTGCCGGTGCGCATTGCCGATGTTTCCGGCGGCATTTCCATGACCAAAATGGCGCAGGAGATCCTGGATAAAAACCCGGGCCCGCTTTATGTGGCCGGTCATTCCATGGGCGCCCGCGTCGCTGTGGAGATGGCGCGGCTCGCCCCGGACCGGATCAGGAAACTGGCGCTGATTGACACCGGCGTGCATCCCCGCAAGGAAGGGGAGGAAGCCAAGAGACAAGTACTAGTGGACCTGGCCTATAACGAAGGTATGGAGGCGCTGGCCGCGCGCTGGCTGCCGCCGATGGTGCATGAAGACAGACATTCCGACAAAGACCTGATGGGGGCCCTGACGGCCATGGTACTCCGGGCGGATCCCGAGCAGCACGAACGCCAGATCAAGGCGCTGCTGGACCGCCCGGATGCTACCATAACCCTGCCCCACATCAAATGCCCGGTGCTGCTGGCGGTGGGACGCCAGGATCAGTGGAGTCCGCTCAGCCAGCATGAGGAAATGCTGACCTATCTGGACAATGCCAAACTGGTGGTGATCGAGGATGCCGGCCATTTTGCCCCGATCGAACGCCCCGAGCAGGTCACCAAAGCGCTGGAAGAGTGGATTACGACTTAA
- a CDS encoding nuclear transport factor 2 family protein: protein MTTEMTGEEKRAIEWYCQQLLNRITNLLDQGRWQELADCYTEDATLARPSDPDNPFRGRAEILASLEARPPRTTCHLLTNSMFEVKSPTEVLAFSRVLLISGDAGNGGAIETANPLLVGSFTDELKKTGEGWQIHNRQGSIDIKYNPQTS, encoded by the coding sequence ATGACCACCGAAATGACCGGAGAAGAAAAACGGGCCATTGAGTGGTACTGCCAGCAGCTGCTCAACCGGATTACCAACCTGCTGGACCAGGGGCGCTGGCAGGAGCTGGCCGACTGCTACACCGAGGACGCGACCCTGGCCCGCCCCAGCGATCCCGACAATCCGTTCCGCGGCCGGGCGGAAATCCTCGCCTCGCTGGAGGCCCGGCCGCCGCGCACCACCTGTCACCTGCTGACCAACAGCATGTTCGAGGTGAAAAGCCCGACCGAGGTCCTGGCCTTCAGCCGGGTGCTGCTGATCTCCGGGGATGCCGGCAACGGCGGCGCCATCGAGACAGCTAATCCGCTATTGGTCGGCAGTTTTACCGACGAGCTGAAAAAAACCGGTGAGGGCTGGCAGATCCATAATCGCCAGGGCAGCATCGACATCAAATATAACCCGCAGACTTCCTGA
- a CDS encoding feruloyl-CoA synthase encodes MAESKQKEQSWRDAPVREVAVWEPKINVRYAEDGTIYIKQEKPLPEGPARIMEPLVHFAETTPDRLFLADRKGGGDWRKLTYGEALKKVRSLGQFILDQGLTADRPILILSGNDLEHALLGLAAAYVGVPYAPVSTAYSNPKTEYKRLKEIVPPLNPGMIFAAEKAPYAGAIEAIATPDVKLLHVDSKNADGVDFEDACNTPPTDAVDEAFANVTKDTIVKFLFTSGSTGTPKAVINTNGMVSAGQMMNQETFLFMKEEPIVVLDWAPWNHTAGGNKVFYMVMFNGGTLYIDDGRPTPQDIHKTIRNLEEVSPTWYFNLPKGFEMLLDHMKTHPEFCQKFYKNLKMLWYAGAKISQHTWNTLEETAVATIGKRILIGSGLGATETSPPALFCTWAMEESGNMGLPCNGVELKLVPMEGKLDARVRGPNIMPGYYKNPEATKKAFDEEGFYCFGDALKPWDPDDFSKGFMFDGRTAENFKLNTGTWVTTGILRDKIVDHFEEAIKDLAITGADRDFLGALVFPNFEVLRKIAGRADASPADLVEDPTVRSYFQDHLDSLAAKNTGSSTLVKRILLVDTPPSPVHNEVTDKGSVNQRAVLANRADLVEEIYAGSPRLIEISGGKK; translated from the coding sequence ATGGCGGAAAGTAAACAGAAAGAACAGTCCTGGCGAGATGCCCCCGTGCGCGAAGTTGCCGTGTGGGAGCCGAAAATCAATGTCAGATATGCGGAAGACGGCACCATCTATATCAAGCAGGAAAAACCCCTGCCGGAAGGCCCGGCGCGGATTATGGAGCCGCTTGTCCATTTTGCCGAAACCACCCCGGACCGTTTGTTCCTTGCCGACCGCAAGGGCGGCGGCGACTGGCGCAAGCTGACCTATGGGGAGGCACTGAAAAAGGTAAGAAGCCTCGGCCAGTTCATCCTCGACCAGGGCCTGACGGCTGATCGCCCGATCCTGATTCTGTCCGGCAATGACCTGGAACATGCGCTGCTGGGCCTGGCCGCCGCCTATGTGGGCGTGCCCTATGCCCCGGTGTCCACCGCCTATTCCAATCCCAAGACCGAATATAAGCGGCTCAAGGAAATTGTCCCGCCGCTTAACCCGGGCATGATTTTTGCCGCCGAGAAGGCCCCCTATGCCGGCGCCATCGAAGCCATCGCCACCCCCGATGTCAAGCTGCTGCATGTGGACAGCAAGAATGCCGACGGCGTTGATTTCGAGGATGCCTGCAACACCCCGCCAACCGACGCCGTGGACGAGGCCTTCGCCAATGTGACCAAGGATACCATCGTCAAGTTCCTGTTCACGTCCGGCTCCACCGGCACCCCCAAGGCGGTGATCAACACCAACGGCATGGTGTCCGCCGGCCAGATGATGAACCAGGAAACCTTCCTGTTCATGAAGGAAGAACCGATTGTGGTGCTGGACTGGGCGCCCTGGAACCATACAGCGGGCGGCAACAAGGTCTTCTATATGGTCATGTTCAACGGCGGCACCCTCTATATTGATGACGGCCGTCCGACCCCGCAGGACATTCACAAGACCATCCGGAACCTGGAAGAAGTGTCCCCGACCTGGTATTTCAACCTGCCCAAAGGGTTCGAGATGCTGCTCGATCATATGAAAACCCATCCGGAATTCTGCCAGAAGTTCTACAAGAACCTGAAAATGCTCTGGTATGCCGGGGCCAAGATTTCCCAGCATACCTGGAACACCCTGGAAGAAACCGCCGTCGCTACCATCGGCAAGCGGATCCTGATCGGCAGCGGTCTCGGCGCGACCGAAACCTCGCCGCCGGCGCTGTTCTGCACCTGGGCCATGGAGGAATCCGGCAACATGGGCCTGCCGTGCAACGGTGTGGAACTGAAACTGGTGCCGATGGAAGGCAAGCTGGATGCCCGGGTGCGCGGCCCGAACATTATGCCCGGCTATTACAAAAACCCGGAAGCCACCAAAAAGGCCTTTGACGAAGAAGGCTTCTATTGTTTCGGCGACGCCCTGAAACCCTGGGACCCGGATGACTTCTCCAAGGGCTTCATGTTTGACGGCCGCACCGCCGAGAACTTCAAACTGAATACCGGCACCTGGGTCACCACCGGCATTCTGCGCGACAAGATCGTCGATCATTTTGAAGAAGCCATCAAGGACCTGGCCATCACCGGCGCCGACCGGGATTTCCTCGGCGCCCTGGTGTTCCCCAATTTCGAGGTGCTCAGGAAGATCGCCGGCAGGGCCGACGCCTCTCCCGCTGATCTCGTAGAGGACCCCACGGTCAGGAGCTATTTCCAGGACCATCTGGACAGCCTCGCCGCCAAGAACACCGGCTCCTCGACCCTGGTGAAACGCATCCTGCTGGTCGACACGCCGCCGTCCCCGGTTCATAACGAGGTCACCGACAAGGGGTCCGTGAACCAGCGGGCCGTGCTCGCCAACCGCGCCGACCTGGTGGAGGAAATCTATGCCGGGTCGCCGCGGCTTATTGAAATCAGCGGGGGAAAGAAATGA
- a CDS encoding GntR family transcriptional regulator: MSKKPIQILREMILSGELAAGERLTEAGLAEQLGMSRTPIRNAIPALAAEGFLIPVGKRGFAVKEFDDEETLRSIELRGTLEALAGRTLARNGAAPEVIDELVDCLQEGDEIFKKRYVTDDDENAYSEMNIRLHRTIVENCQSPMLESFIDRLYHVPFIAPSAIVFDQVGLDRAYELMFRAHGHHHAIVSAIRARDGERVEFLFKEHSKIQFESMFSTDRKNASAKKSAESLEE; the protein is encoded by the coding sequence ATGTCAAAAAAACCGATCCAGATTCTAAGGGAGATGATTCTTTCCGGCGAACTTGCCGCTGGCGAGCGCCTGACCGAAGCCGGGCTCGCCGAGCAACTGGGCATGTCCCGAACCCCGATCCGCAACGCCATTCCGGCCCTCGCGGCAGAAGGATTCCTGATCCCGGTGGGCAAGAGGGGATTTGCGGTCAAGGAATTTGACGATGAGGAGACCCTGCGCTCCATCGAATTGCGCGGCACGCTCGAGGCCCTTGCCGGCCGCACCCTGGCGCGCAACGGCGCCGCCCCGGAAGTGATAGACGAACTGGTGGACTGTCTGCAGGAAGGGGATGAAATTTTCAAAAAACGCTATGTGACCGATGATGATGAAAATGCCTACAGCGAGATGAACATCCGCCTGCACCGCACCATTGTGGAAAACTGCCAGTCGCCGATGCTGGAATCCTTCATTGACCGGCTGTACCACGTGCCGTTCATTGCCCCGTCGGCCATTGTGTTCGACCAGGTGGGCCTCGACCGGGCCTATGAGCTGATGTTCCGCGCCCACGGCCATCATCATGCCATTGTCTCCGCCATCCGGGCCCGGGACGGCGAACGGGTGGAGTTCCTGTTCAAGGAACACAGCAAGATCCAGTTCGAGAGCATGTTTTCCACCGACCGGAAAAACGCCTCGGCGAAAAAATCAGCCGAAAGCCTGGAAGAGTGA
- the desA gene encoding syringate O-demethylase: MVKNLEEYMKAFPSSVEMLRNSQAGPNAYPGVPAEFTNWRDEQWGWQHACVLFDQSYHMVDMLLEGPDALALLTYLGINSFKNFQVDRAKQFVPCSYDGYVIGDVILFYLAENSFSLVGRMPTLSWIQFHAETGDWDVSIHIDQRTAARKDPSRRDNYRFQVQGPNAMKLMEKVLGETPPDLKFFHMCTMNIAGKQVRALRHGMAGQPGFELFGPWDEKEPVQNAIIEAGKEFGLRRVGGRAYSSNTLESGWIPSPLPAVYSGEKMKPYREWLTENDYEAKASIGGSFVSDNIEDYYFTPWDLGYGGFVKFDHDFIGREALEKMADNDHRQKVTLELHSDDVMKVIGSQLDSGEMERGKFWEFPSAVYSMHPMDKVMNDKGETVGVSTWVGYSSNERKMLTLAVLNPEYAKPGTQLTFVWGEENGGTTKPTVEPHKQFEIRALVSPVPYAAVAREQYADIEGWRKQS; the protein is encoded by the coding sequence ATGGTGAAAAATCTGGAAGAATATATGAAAGCGTTCCCCAGTTCTGTCGAAATGCTGCGCAATTCACAGGCTGGCCCCAACGCTTATCCCGGTGTCCCGGCCGAATTTACCAACTGGCGTGATGAACAGTGGGGCTGGCAGCATGCCTGCGTGCTGTTTGACCAGTCCTACCATATGGTGGACATGCTTCTGGAAGGTCCCGATGCCCTGGCGCTGCTGACCTACCTCGGCATTAACAGCTTCAAGAATTTCCAGGTCGACCGGGCCAAGCAGTTTGTACCCTGCAGCTATGACGGTTATGTGATCGGTGATGTGATCCTGTTCTACCTGGCGGAAAACAGCTTCAGCCTGGTGGGCCGCATGCCGACCCTGAGCTGGATCCAGTTCCATGCGGAAACCGGCGACTGGGACGTCAGCATTCATATCGACCAGCGTACCGCCGCCCGCAAGGACCCATCCCGCCGCGACAATTACCGTTTCCAGGTTCAGGGCCCCAACGCCATGAAGCTGATGGAAAAAGTGCTCGGCGAAACCCCGCCGGACCTGAAATTCTTCCATATGTGCACCATGAATATTGCCGGCAAACAGGTCCGCGCCCTGCGTCACGGCATGGCCGGTCAGCCCGGGTTCGAACTGTTCGGCCCCTGGGACGAGAAAGAACCGGTGCAGAACGCCATCATCGAAGCCGGCAAGGAGTTCGGCCTGCGCCGCGTCGGCGGCCGCGCCTATTCTTCCAACACCTTGGAATCCGGCTGGATCCCGTCCCCGCTTCCGGCTGTCTATTCCGGTGAGAAAATGAAGCCTTACCGCGAATGGCTGACCGAGAACGACTATGAAGCCAAAGCCTCCATCGGCGGCAGCTTCGTGTCCGACAACATCGAAGATTATTACTTCACTCCCTGGGACCTGGGCTATGGCGGATTCGTCAAGTTCGACCATGACTTCATCGGCCGCGAGGCGCTGGAGAAAATGGCCGACAATGATCATCGCCAGAAAGTGACCCTGGAGCTGCACAGCGACGATGTCATGAAGGTGATCGGCTCCCAGCTCGACAGCGGCGAAATGGAACGCGGTAAATTCTGGGAATTCCCGTCTGCCGTTTACTCCATGCATCCCATGGATAAAGTGATGAATGACAAAGGCGAAACCGTTGGCGTGTCCACCTGGGTGGGCTACAGCTCCAACGAGCGCAAGATGCTGACCCTGGCGGTGCTCAATCCCGAATATGCCAAGCCCGGCACCCAGCTGACCTTCGTCTGGGGCGAGGAAAACGGCGGCACCACCAAGCCGACCGTAGAGCCGCACAAGCAGTTCGAAATCCGCGCCCTGGTGAGCCCGGTGCCTTACGCTGCCGTGGCCCGCGAGCAATATGCGGACATCGAAGGCTGGCGCAAGCAAAGCTAA
- the ligA gene encoding protocatechuate 4,5-dioxygenase subunit alpha, producing the protein MALDKPYKDIPGTTVFDSAQCRKGYHLNQFCMSLMKEENRKRFLADERAYLDEWPLTEDMKQAVMDRDLTRLIELGGNVYFLVKISATDGVSVRTAVASMTDMTEEEYADMLAHGGRPAEGNRSLKDWE; encoded by the coding sequence ATGGCTCTTGATAAACCATACAAGGACATTCCCGGCACCACGGTTTTCGATTCCGCCCAGTGTCGCAAAGGCTATCACCTGAACCAGTTCTGCATGTCGCTGATGAAGGAAGAAAACCGCAAGCGATTCCTGGCCGACGAGCGCGCCTATCTCGACGAGTGGCCGCTGACCGAGGACATGAAGCAGGCGGTGATGGACCGGGATCTTACCCGCCTGATCGAACTTGGCGGCAATGTCTATTTCCTGGTCAAGATCAGCGCCACTGACGGGGTCAGCGTGCGCACCGCGGTTGCCTCCATGACCGACATGACCGAAGAGGAATATGCCGATATGCTGGCCCATGGCGGGCGCCCGGCAGAAGGAAACCGTAGTTTGAAGGACTGGGAATAA
- a CDS encoding class III extradiol dioxygenase subunit beta yields the protein MARITAGIGTSHVPLIGRAIDTGETQTDYFKPMFDGYEFTKKWEQEQKPDVVVLVYNDHASAFDLKIIPTFAVGCGEEFKPADEGFGARPVPVVKGHPDLAWHIVHSVIEDDFDLTIINEMEVDHGLTVPLSLMFGQPEEWPCKVIPICMNTVVYPVASGKRCFNLGKAIRKAVQSYDEDLNVQVWGTGGMSHQLQGKRAGIINAEWDQAFMDKLADHPEELAEIPKVEYIRETGTEGLETVMWLIMRGALGDHVKEIHRHYHVAISNTAIGHIVLEAED from the coding sequence ATGGCGCGTATTACAGCAGGAATTGGCACGTCCCATGTGCCGTTGATCGGTCGGGCCATTGATACCGGCGAGACCCAGACAGATTATTTCAAGCCGATGTTTGACGGCTATGAATTTACCAAGAAGTGGGAACAGGAACAGAAGCCCGATGTGGTGGTGCTGGTTTACAATGACCATGCCTCGGCCTTCGACCTCAAGATCATTCCGACTTTTGCGGTCGGGTGCGGCGAGGAGTTCAAACCGGCGGACGAGGGCTTCGGCGCCCGCCCGGTGCCGGTGGTCAAGGGTCATCCGGACCTGGCCTGGCACATCGTCCATTCGGTGATCGAGGATGATTTCGACCTGACCATCATCAACGAGATGGAAGTGGACCACGGCCTGACCGTGCCGCTCTCCCTGATGTTCGGCCAGCCCGAGGAATGGCCCTGCAAGGTGATCCCCATCTGCATGAACACGGTGGTTTATCCGGTGGCCAGCGGCAAGCGTTGCTTTAACCTGGGCAAGGCAATCCGCAAGGCGGTGCAGAGTTATGACGAGGACCTCAACGTCCAGGTCTGGGGCACAGGCGGCATGAGCCACCAGCTGCAGGGCAAGCGCGCCGGCATCATCAATGCGGAATGGGACCAGGCCTTCATGGACAAGCTCGCCGACCATCCCGAAGAACTGGCCGAGATCCCCAAGGTGGAATATATCCGCGAGACCGGCACCGAGGGCCTGGAGACGGTGATGTGGCTCATCATGCGCGGCGCGCTCGGCGACCATGTGAAGGAAATTCACCGCCATTACCATGTGGCCATTTCCAACACCGCCATCGGCCATATCGTGCTCGAAGCCGAAGACTAG
- the bktB gene encoding beta-ketothiolase BktB — MSEINNVVILSATRTAIGSFGGSLKSLNSAQLGTIAAKEAIARAGVDAATIQSSIVGNVIRNSPKDSYLSRVIGVNAGLPVTSHAVTVNRLCGSGLEAIVQAAQQIQLGEIDTALAGGAESMSNSSYSLDSNRWGQRMGNSTIVDDLTTTLLDPWDNYHMGITAENVAEKYGISREDQDVFSAESHRRAAAAIAAGHFKEQIVPVELKSRKGVTLFDTDEHVRADTTAESLAGLKPFFKKDGTVTAASSSGINDGASMVVLMDGAKAEAEGRSPIGRLVGFAHAGVDPSLMGEGPIPAVRRVFERTGLGLDDIDVIESNEAFAAQALAVSQELGLPADKVNPNGGAVAMGHPVGATGAILTTKTLYELKRIGGRYGLVTMCIGGGQGIAAIFERL; from the coding sequence ATGTCAGAGATCAATAACGTCGTTATCTTGAGCGCCACCCGCACCGCCATCGGCAGCTTTGGTGGCAGCCTGAAAAGCCTGAACAGCGCCCAGCTCGGCACCATCGCCGCCAAAGAGGCGATCGCGCGCGCCGGTGTGGACGCGGCCACCATCCAGTCCAGCATTGTCGGCAATGTCATCCGCAACAGCCCCAAGGATTCTTACCTGTCCCGCGTGATTGGCGTGAATGCCGGCCTGCCGGTGACAAGCCATGCGGTGACCGTCAACCGGCTGTGCGGCTCCGGCCTTGAGGCCATCGTCCAGGCGGCCCAGCAGATCCAGCTCGGTGAAATTGACACCGCACTGGCCGGCGGCGCCGAAAGCATGAGCAACTCCAGCTATTCGCTCGATTCCAACCGCTGGGGCCAGCGCATGGGCAACAGCACCATCGTCGACGACCTGACCACCACCCTGCTCGATCCCTGGGATAACTACCATATGGGCATCACCGCCGAGAATGTGGCCGAGAAATACGGTATTTCCCGGGAAGACCAGGATGTCTTTTCCGCGGAGAGCCACCGCCGCGCCGCCGCCGCCATCGCGGCCGGCCACTTCAAGGAGCAGATCGTGCCGGTGGAACTGAAATCCCGCAAAGGCGTGACCCTGTTCGACACCGATGAACATGTGCGCGCCGACACCACCGCCGAAAGTCTGGCCGGCCTCAAACCCTTCTTCAAAAAAGACGGCACCGTGACCGCGGCCTCTTCCTCCGGCATCAATGACGGCGCCTCCATGGTGGTGCTGATGGATGGGGCCAAGGCCGAAGCGGAAGGCCGCAGCCCGATCGGCCGCCTGGTCGGTTTCGCCCATGCCGGGGTGGACCCGAGCCTGATGGGCGAAGGTCCGATCCCCGCGGTGCGCAGGGTTTTTGAGCGCACCGGCCTCGGCCTTGACGACATCGACGTTATCGAATCCAACGAGGCCTTTGCCGCCCAGGCTCTGGCCGTATCCCAGGAACTGGGCCTGCCGGCCGACAAGGTCAATCCCAACGGCGGCGCCGTGGCGATGGGCCACCCGGTCGGCGCCACCGGGGCGATCCTGACCACCAAGACGCTGTATGAGCTGAAACGCATCGGCGGCCGCTACGGCCTGGTCACCATGTGCATCGGCGGCGGCCAGGGCATCGCCGCCATCTTTGAGCGGCTCTGA